Sequence from the Rhodococcus jostii RHA1 genome:
CTTTCCCAGCCGCGCGGCCTGCTGCGGGGTGAGCCGATGGTGGGCGTCGTGGAGCAATTTGAGGTCGGGGCCGACGTGTTCACGGACGGCTTCGAGGATCCGGGGTGCATGGTTGAGGTAGGCGTCGGTGTCCCACACTTCCTCGACCGGGAGGGCGCCGCGGCTCGCGGGCTCGTATCCGGTGGCGCCCTGGTGCACGCCGTACACCGAATCCAGGCCGGGAACCCCGGACTGCACTCGAATCGCCTGAAAGCCCTTCGCGCGCTTGGCATCGACGGAGTCGAGCAACGCGGGCGCGTCCCACCCGGTCGCGTGGGTGTAGGACAGCACCCGGTCGCGGACGGCGCCGCCGAGCAGCTGGTAGACGGGCTGGCCGAGGGTCTTGCCCTTGATGTCCCAGAGGGCGACGTCGACGGCGCCGATCGCGGCCATCGTGACGGGCCCGCGCCGCCAGTACACGCCGCGGTAGAGGTACTGCCAGGTGTCCTCGATCCGCGCCGGGTCGCGCCCGATCAGCAAGGGCGCGACATGGTCCCGGAGGTACGACGCGACGGACAGTTCGCGGCCGTTGAGCGTGGCGTCACCGTAGCCGACGACGCCGTCGGCGGTGGTGATCTTCAGGGTGACGAAGTTGCGGGTGGGGCTGCAGACCAGCACGTCCGCGGAGATGATCTTGTCGGTCATGCTCGTGATCCTTTCGAGCCGACGGCGGGAGCGACGACGTTGCGCAGTTGCTCACCGCGCGTGAGTCGAGTGATGTTGTCGGCGATGTCGTCGACGCGGCCGACGAACGTCTGTTGTGAGACCCCGGAAGAGTGCGGTGTCATCAGGATGTTGGGGAGTTCGGAGAACGGCAGAGCGCTGGGCGTCCCGCGACCGTTGGGTCCGGGATAGTCGTACCAGACGTCGATGGCCGCGGCCGCGATGGTCGACGAGGACAGTGCGTCGTACAGGGCCTGCTCCTGGACGAGGGGTCCGCGGCCCACATTGACCAGCACCCCGTCGCGGCCGAGTGCGCGCAATTCGTCGGCGCCGATCATTCCCCGTGTCCGGTCGTCGAGCGGTGCGGACACCACGACGACATCGGATTCGTCGAGGAGACGCCCGAGTTGGGAAACGTCGGCAGCCCAGTCCAGTCCCGCGCTCGGCGCGTCGACGTTGCCACGACCGGTCACGGCCGCTCCTGTCGCGCCGAATGCCCGGAACAGGTTCCACGTGGCGTGGCCGATGTGGCCGAACCCCACGAAGCCCACTCGCGCGCCCTGCAGCGAATTCGACTGCGTGAGTCGGTCGTCGTAGACCGAGGTCGCCCAGACGCCCTGCCGGAGCGCCGTGTCCTGCGCGACGAAGCCGCGCCGGAGCATCACGGTGGCCGCCACGACGTATTCGGCGATCGACTTCTCGTGATGGAAGGTGTTCGCCACCAGCACGTCCGGCGTCAGAGTATCGAAGGCGATGTTGTCCGTGCCGGCACCGGCGACGTGGACCAGACGCAGCCGCTCGGCAGCCGATGCCATGGACGGTGTGAACTTTCCCCCGACGTAGACGTCGGCGTCGCCCAGATCCTCGATCAGGGCGGCCTCGTCGAAGCTGTCGTGCCACGACAACCGTGTATCGGACGGAACTGCGGCCTCGAGCCGGGGGCGGTGCGGGATCAGGTTGCTGTCGGCAACAACGATTTTCATCTAGCGACTCTCTCTTCCGGGGCGAAACACCCGATCGTGCGCCGGTCCGGCCGAAGCTCTGACGACCAGTTGAGTGGGGAGATGGATTTCTCGGATATCGGAGTCCGGCTCGTTCGCGCGCTGGAATACCAGGTCCAGACTCAGCACACCGGCTCGTGCCATCGGCACGTTGATGCTCGTGAGTGCAGGGCTGGCGAGTTCGGCCAGCGGCGAGTCGTCGATGCCGACGACACTCAGGTCGGCCGGCACCGAGAAGCCCATTGCGCGGACGCCGTTCATCACTCCGATGGCCATCGGATCGTTGTGCGTGATCACGGCGCTCGCACCCGTCGCGATCACGCTCGCGGCCGCGGCGTGACCGCCCGCGAGGGTTTCCTGCTGCCAGCCGAGCAGACTCAGCTGCACGTCGCGGGCCTTGCAGAATTCCTCGACCGCGGCGACGCGGCGTTGGTTCGACCAGGATTGCGGCGAGCCCTGGACATACGCCAGGTGCTCGTGTCCGAGGGCGACGAGATAGTCGATGGCCTGGCGAATTCCGTCTTCCGAATCCGCCACGATGCAATCGCATTCGGGTGACGAACGGTTGACGAGCACCAAGGGTGTGTCGCCGGCGAGCTGCACGATGTCCGATGCGGGCAGCCGTGGAGCGCAGACAACGAGTGCGTCGACGCGCCCCTGCAACTCGCCGAGAACCTCACGCTCACGGTCGGCGCTGCCGTCGGTGTCGGTGAGGAGCACGGTCTGGCGCCGGTGCCACCCCTGCGCCTGCGCCGCCTTCACGAAGCTCGCGAACACGGTGTGCCCGATGTCGGGTACCACGACCGCGACGGTGGTGGCGGTGGGGCGCACGACGTCGGTGCGGGTCGGTGACGCCGCCCGGTAGCCGATCTCGTCGGCGACCGCGATGATCCGCGCGAGCGTGTCCGGTCCGATCCGGTCCGGGGCACTGAATGCCCGTGACGCGGTGGACAGGGATACCCCTGCGCGTTGTGCGACCTCGGTCAAGGTGGGTGCCACGGTGCTGCCGCCTCGCTGTTCGTTGTGACTGCCGACACACACTATCCGCTGTCTTGCGCAAGATTGTCAATAGTTGCGCAAGGCTTGCGGCAAGCGTGTGCGTCGTGCGTGTTCACACGTCCAGGAGCGACAACTGCCGATCGGATTCGAACAGCGCGGCCCGGTCGAACGTCGACGTCGAGGCCAGTAGTTCGTCCGCACCGGTACGCGCGGCCAGGGCCCCGAGCGCGACTCTCACCTGCTCGGCGGTGCCGTGAATGGAGTTCGCGATCGACGCGTCGACCTGTTCGCGCAGCCGCGAAGTCCACGCCTGACCCCGGATGTCCGCGACCGATTCGAGCGGCGGGAACTCGCCGGTCCGGCTCGACTGTGCCAGCGCCCACGCCTCCGGAAGCAGCAGCTCACGCGCGCGGTCTTCGTCCTCGGCGATCATGACCTCGAGCGAGACGATCACGTACGGGGACCGGTTACCCGCGGACGGGACGAAGCTGTCGCGGTACCGGTCCAGTTCCGGAACGCGGGCCCCCGATCCGTCGAGGATCGGCCCACCGACCACCACCGGCAGACCCGCCTGCGCGGCGAAGTCGAGCCCGCGCCGGGTAGCGAGAACGAACATCGGCGGTGGACTCGTCACGTGGGGCCGGGCGGTCACGGCCCCCTTGCCCTCGAGGTAGCTCCGCACCTCGTCGAGATCGGCGGCGAACGTGTCGGGGGCGTTGCGGTCGCGGCGCAGCGCCTCGCGCACCGGCTTCGTGAATCCCAGCGACCGCCCGACGCCCAGGTCGATCCGGCCCGGGTACATCGCCTCGAGCACCAGGAACTGCTCGGCCACCACGAGAGGCTGATGATTCGGCAGCATCACACCACCCGAGCCCAGCCGGATCCGGTCGGTGCGGGCACCGAGGGCAGCGAGCAGCACCGGCGGCGACCCACTCGCGATTCCCGGCACGGCGTGGTGTTCGGCGACCCAGAACCGATGGAATCCCCACTGTTCGGCATGCACCGCACGCTCGATCGTTCCGGTCAACGCGGCAGAGTCGGGCGCACCCCGGCGCGTGCGGGACCGGTCCAGAATCGACAGCTTCACCCCCGGGGCAACGGTCCGCCTGCCGGCGGTATTTCCTCACCCCGTCCGCACTCGGTGGACGAGTGTGCCCGCTTCGCTGACATACTGACCGCCGCAGGATCCACGATCGCCGGGAGGTCAAGGGTGAGCAGCACAGGGACTATGTCGTACTCGCTGGACGTCACGTCGCGGTCCGCAGCGCAGATGCGGGAGTGCGCAGAATTCTTCAGCGAGCCCGAGCTGGCCCACCTGCCCACCGCCCGCCTCGCGGACGCACTGGAGTCGCTGGCCGAGACGGGCCGCTACGAGCACACCGTGGAGGAACTCGAGGTCGGCTCGCAGCTGGCGTGGCGCAATCACGCCCGCTGCGTCGGTCGCAAGCACTGGCGCACGCTGAAGCTGATCGATGCCCGGCACGTCACCACCGCGGACGAGATCGCGGAGGCGTGCTGGGAGCACCTGCGGGTCGCGACGAACGGCGGCGCCCTGCGCTCGGTCATCACGGTCGGTCCGCTACCGCTGGCGGACGGACGCGAGTACAAGATCGTCAGCCCGCAACTGATCCGGTACGCGGGCTATCGCAACGCGGACGGGACGGTGACCGGGGACCCCGCGCAGGTGGGCATCACCGAGGCGGTGACGAAGATGGGGTGGCGCGGCGCAGGCACGCCGTTCGACGTGCTGCCGCTGTTGATCAGCACCCCGGACGAACCGCTGCGCTGGTACGACGTTCCCCCCGACCTGGTGCTCGAGGTCGAGATCGAGCACCCCGACTACGCCTGGTTCGCCGATCTCGGTCTCAAATGGCATGCGGTGCCCGCCGTGTCGAACATGAGTTTCTCGGTCGGCGGGCTGACCTACCCCCTCGCCCCGTTCAGCGGGTGGTACGTGAGCACGGAGGTCGGGGCCCGCAACCTCAGCGACCAGGATCGGTACGACATGCTGCCCGCCATCGCCGAACGGCTGTGCCTGGACACGACGTCGGAGCGAACGCTGTGGCGCGACCGCGCACTGGTCGAACTGAACCGCGCCGTGATCCACAGCTACCGGCAGGCCGGTGTGCACATGGTCGATCATCACACCGTCGCCAAGCAGTTCATCAGCCACGTCGAACGCGAAGAGTCACTCGGCCGGAAGTGCCCCACCGACTGGTCGTGGATCAACCCGCCGATGTCGGCGGCACTCACTCCGACGTTTCACCGGCTCTACGACGCACCCGACATGGACATCCGCCCGAACTTTCTCCCGGCCGCCACTGCATCAGGATGTCCAATCGGCGGCGGGAGCCTGTAGGACGTCGGCTATCAACTCCCGCAACCAATCGACGCCCGGCGACGGGAGAGCCCGCCGCACGGTAAAGAGCGACACCTCGACGTTCGGTATCTCGACAGGTAGCGCGAACGTGCGGACGGGCGAGGACCGGGTGAACAGTTCCGCGACCCGGCTCGGCACCACGGCGAGGTGCCGGGTCTGCGCCACCAGTTCCGGCAGCACCGCGAAGTGCGGTACCCGCACGGCGATGTCACGGCGACGCCCCATCCTCGCGAGGGCTTGATCAGCGTCCACGTGCCCGGCGGCGGCGTCGACGACGATGTGCCGTTCGGCAAGGAAATCGTCCAGTCCGGGTTCGACTCCGATCCGCGGATGCCCGAGTGCGCACAGTCCGACATAGCCTTCCCGAAACAGGGGGTCGCGGCGCAGATCCGGCGCGTCGATGCGCGGTGTGCAGATGACGGCGTCAGCACGACCCTGACGCAATTCCTCTGCAGCACTGGCAAAATCGAGCGGCGTTACTTGCACGGCGCAGCCGGGAGCGCGGGTTTCCAGCGCCGCGAGCACTCCGGGGAGCAGTGAAATCTCCCCGAGATCGGTGGCGCAGATCCGAAAGGTTCGGTCCGACGTCTCGGCGTCGAAGTGACCGACACCGGAGACGGTCTCGTCGATGACCTCCAGCGCCTGATGCAATTGCGGGTACATACTCGCCGCCAGAACCGTGGGCGCCAAGCCGTCCGACGACCGGATGAAGAGGTCGTCGTTGAACTGCCGCCGCAGTCGGCGGAGCGAATGGCTCACCGACGGCTGCGTGATGAACAGCAGCTCCGCCGTACGGGTGACGCTCCGCGTTTCATACAGCAGCACGAAGGTCCTGATGAGGTTGAGGTCCACGTCGGCCATACCGATAATATAGATCCTGTCTATGTGCTGATCGACAGTATTCATTGGACCTATAGGACGCGGCTCCCTACCGTGGTTCACGTCACACCGCGAGAACCATGCGAAGAAATGGAGAACACCTGATGGCCGACGTCAGCGAAGCGACCTATGACCTACTGCGGGCGCATGGCCTGACCACGATCTTCGGCAACCCTGGATCGAACGAGCTCCCCTTCCTCGCCGGGATGCCCGACGACTTCCGCTACATCCTGGGTCTGCACGAAGGCGCCGTCCTGGCCATGGCCGACGGGTACGCCCAGGCCCGTGGCGGCGCGGCCTTCGTCAATCTGCACGCCGCCGCGGGCACCGGCAACGCGATGGGCGCGCTCACGAACTCGGTCTACTCCCACAGCCCGTTGATCATCACCGCCGGGCAACAAGTCCGCTCGACCATCGGCCAGGAGGTGATGCTCGCCAACGTGGACGCGCAGTCGCTGCCGAAACCCCTGGTCAAGTGGTCCTGCGAGCCGGCGTGCGCGCAGGACGTGCCGCGGTCGATCAGCCAGGCCATCCACATCGCGAACCTGCCCGCGAAGGGTCCGGTCTATGTGTCGGTGCCGTACGACGACTGGGCGCAGGAAGCACCCGCCGAGACGAAGCACCTCCTCACCCGCGCCACAACCACTGCCGGTTCCCTCAGTGCGGATCAACTCGCCACCCTCGTCGACGCCCTCGACCGCGCCGAGAACCCGGTCCTCGTACTCGGACCGGAAGTCGATGCCGAGTACGCCAATGACGACGCGGTCCGTCTCGCGGACGCACTCGGCGCCCCCGTCTGGATCGCGCCGTCCCCGTCACGGTGCCCGTTCCCCACCCGCCACCGCAGCTTCCGCGGGGTCCTGCCAGCCGCCGTCCAGGGCATCACCGACGCACTGGTCGGGCACGACCTGATCCTCGTCGCGGGAGCACCCGTGTTCCGGTACCACCAGTTCGTCCCCGGCGAGTACCTGCCCGACGGCGCCCGGCTCATCCACCTCACCAGCGATCCCGGCGAGGCCGCCCGCGCCCCGATGGGTGACGCACTGGTCGGCGGTGTGCGGGATGCGTTGTCCCGCCTCGCCGACAGCGTGACGCCGGGCCGCCGCCCGGTCCTGCCGCCGCTGCCCGACATCCCACAGGCCAGGACGTCGTCCGAGCGCGTGCATCCGGAGGAGCTGTTCGAACTGTTGCGCGGCACTGCGCCGGACGACGCCGTGTACGTCAAGGAGTCGACGTCCACCACCGGCGCGTTCTGGTCGCAGGCCGACGTCTCCCGCCAAGGCAGCTACTTCTTCCCCGCATCGGGCGGGCTTGGATTCGGACTGCCCGCCGCAGTCGGTGCCCAGCTGGCGAATCCGGACCGTCAGGTGATCGGCCTGATCGGAGACGGCTCGGCCAACTACGGCATCACCGCCCTGTGGACGGCCGCGCAGTACGACATTCCGGTGATCATCGTCATCCTCAAGAACGGGACCTACGGCGCACTGCGCTGGTTCTCAACGGTGCTGGGGTCCGGCGAGACCCCCGGCATGGACGTTCCCGGGATCGACTTCACCGCCATCGCTGCGGGGTACGGCGTGACGGCCACCGCGGTACGGACCGGCGACGACTTCGTCCGCGCCTTCAAGACCGCCCTCGGCAGCGGAAAGCCTGCCGTGATCGAGGTCGAGACCGACCTCACCGAGCCGTGATAGCCCCACTCGTTCCCACGGCAGCAACGCTGCCCCGCATCGGGAGTATGCCCTTGTCCCAGAACTCGCTGTCCCAGAACCCGCTGTCCCAGAACACAGTTACCTCGATCATCTCCAACGCCCGACTGCGGCCGTTCCATTATGGTGTCGTGGCCCTGTGCTCACTGCTGATGATCATCGACGGATACGACATGGTCTCGTACGGCACCGTGATCGTCCATCTGATGGACGAGTGGAACATGGACCCGGTCACCGCCGGTACCCTCGGATCCGCGGCGCTCGTCGGCATGCTGATCGGCGGACTGTTCGTCGCCCCGCTCGCCGATCGGTACGGCCGCCGTCCGCTCATGCTCATCTGCGTGACAGTGGCGAGCGTGGCGTCGTTCAGCTGCGCCTTCGCCGGCGCCCCGGCGCAACTCGGCATTCTCCGCCTCGTCGTCGGTGTGTCGCTCGGCGCGCTCGTACCCAACTTCACGGCACTGATCGCCGAGCTCGCCCCACGCACGTCGAAGGCACTGCTCGTCACGTTCGTGTCGTCGTTCTATTCCGTCGGTGGCATCGCCGCCGCGGTGTTCGCAATCAACGTGGAGCCGCTCTGGACGTGGCGCGGTGTGTTCTACGTCGCCGGTCTGCCTCTCCTGTTGCTACCCGTTCTGCTGAGGTACCTGCCGGAGTCGCCGGAGTTCCTCGCCATCAACGGTCGTCAGGACAAGCTGGAGGCTGTGCTGTCCAAGGTCGACCCGGGTCGCGACCTGAGCGACGTCGTGGCCACGCCACGTCCGGAAGCTCGGAAGGCACCCGTCGCGCAGCTCTTTACCAACGGAAACGCCCTGAACAGCTTCCTGATTTGGGTCTTCTTCGCGATGTGCATGTTGTTGAGTTACGGGCTCAACACGTGGCTACCGAAACTGATGCAGACCGCCGGCTACGCTTTGAGTTCCGCGCTGTGGACCCTGGTGGTGCTGAATCTCGGTGGCATCGCCGGCGCGATATTCGGCGGCTGGCTGGCCGACCGCTGGTCCTACCGCAACACCCTGATCACGTATTTCTCCCTGGCATCCCTGTCGCTGGTGGGACTGTCCTTCGACCCAGCCGCCGCACTGCTCAACGTGCTGCTGTTCGTCGCCGGTGCGGCGACCATCGGCGCGCTCGCCATCATCCACGCGTTCGCCGTCGAGTTCTACCCGACCGAGGTACGGTCGACCGGCGTCGGGTGGGCTGCGGGCATGGGACGGATCGGTGCGATCGGTGGCCCCACCCTCGGCGGCGCGCTCCTCGCTCTTCATCTACCGTTCCAGCAGAACTTTCTCGCCGTCGCCGTCCCCGGAGTCGTCGGCGCGGTCGCGGTGGCAATCGTCGCCAAGCGGAAGTTCCGCTCACCCCGCACCGAATCCGCGGCGCCATCACCCGTACTCGCGTCCTGACCGACCTCACCGAAAGAAGGATCGACCATGAGCCTGCTCGACATCGACTGGGAGAAGAAGGTCTTCACCGGCAGCTGGACCGCCACCGAAGGCGCGTTCTCAGATGTCGTGGAGCCCGCGACGGGTAGCACCCTCGGTCACGTCGGCACCACGACCGCCGCCGACGTCGCCGCGGCTTGCATCAAGGCCGCCGAGGTCCAGCGCCGCTGGGAGAAAATGCCTTTCGAGGATCGGGCCGCGATCCTGCGCCGCGCAGGCCAGCTCTTCGAGGAGCACGCAGCCGAGATCGAGACGTGGATCGTCCGGGAGGCCGGATCGATTCGCGCGAAAGCGAGCCTCGAGACGCACGTCGCAGCGCAGGAATGCTACGAGGCGTCGGCGTTGCCTTCGCATCCCAAGGGTGAGGTGCTCCCGTCCGCCGACGGACGTCTGAGTTTCAGCCGTCGGATCGCGGCGGGTGTCGTCGGCGTGATCGCTCCGTTCAACTTCCCCCTGATCCTCTCGATCCGCGCAGTGGCACCCGCACTGGCACTGGGCAACTCAGTGATTCTGAAACCCGACACCCGGACCGCAGTGTGCGGCGGTGTGGTGCTGGCGGCCGTGTTCGCGGCCGCCGGGGTGCCGGACGGCGTCTTCCAGATGCTGCCCGGCGGCGCCGATGCCGGTGCCGCCCTCGTCACCGACCGGCACACCCGCGTCATCGCGTTCACCGGCTCCACGTCGGCGGGACGGAAGGTCGGCCAGGCCGCGGCCGCGCACCTCACGCGGGCACACCTCGAACTCGGCGGCAACAACGCCCTCATCGTCCTTCCCGACGCCGACGTCACCAAGGCTGCGTCGGCCGGAGCCTGGGGCGCATACCTCCACCAGGGCCAGATCTGCATGGCCGCAGGCAGGCACCTGGTCCACGACTCGGTTGCCGACGAATACGTGGCGGTGCTCGCCGAGAAGGCGCGAGCGCTCCCCGTCGGCGACCCGTACACCAGCGAGGTGGCACTCGGCCCCATCATCGACGCGGTGCAGCGCGACAGCATCCACCGACTCGTGACCGAGAGCGTCTCGGCCGGAGTGACCCTCGTCGAGGGCGGCACCCACGACGGGCTGTTCTACCGCCCGACCGTCCTCGACCACGTGCAGCGCGACACCCCCGCGTTCTGCCAGGAAGTGTTCGGCCCCGTCGCTCCCGTGCTGCGCTACTCGACGATCGACGAGGCCGTCGAGATCGCGCGCGACACCGAGTTCGGATTGTCGCTGAGCGTCCTCGGCTCGGATGCGATGGCGGCCTGGGAAGTTGCGCAGCAGATTCCCACCGGGCTCGTGCACATCAACGATCAGACCGTCGGCGACCACGCCCACATCCCGTTCGGCGGAATGGGATCCTCCGGAAACGGCGGACGAGTCGGCGGCGCCGCAGCGAACCTCGAGGCGTTCACCGAACTCCAGTGGGCCACCATCCAGGGGCCGATTCAGCAGTACCCGTTCTGATCGGACAGGCTGACACCCTGCCCTACTCAGCCGCGGTAGGGCGGGGCCACGCCCCACCCCCAGTGCGGGACGGGTGCGTGCTCGACCACCTCGGCTCCGGGGCTCGAATTCTGCAGCGCGAGCCTGGTCCCCCACTCGACGTATGCCATGAAGGCGGAGCGGAATTCGGGATCGGACGGCAACTTCGCGTCGTCGGCGGCGAGGCTCATCGTCGCAGCGAAGCGGTGCCGCTGCTCCGGGGTGATACCCAGACCGATGTGGTGTCGCAGCATCCGTTCGTAACCCCCGAGTCGGTCGGTGTAGCCGGGTGGACCGCCGAACACCTCGCACCACCACAGCGTCACGTTGCGGCGATGCTCCTCGTGCACTCCGCCGGGGAACATCGGGGACAGCAGGTCGTCGCGCTCGACCCGGTCGTAGAAGGCGTCGATCAGCCGCCGGAACGACTGCTCACCGCCCGCCCATTCGTACAGGGACGGTGTTTCCTGATCACTCATGGGAGCTCCTCATCTCCGTCGTCTCCATTACAATACACATCAGTATTGGATTGAAACGAGGAACGAACATGACCGTGACCGGGCGCAGCCGCGACACCGACATCGACACCCGCGTGCTGAAAGTGGCGGGCAGGCAATTGTCCCGGGTCGGATACGACGCGATGTCGATCGCCGCGATCGCCGCGGAGGCCGGCACCACCCGGCAGGCGCTGTACCGGCGGTGGGCGTCGAAGTCGGAGCTCGCCGCGGCCGTCGTGGCGCAGTTGGCCGACGAACAGCCGGGGCGGTCGTCGGCCGATCCCTTCGGGGATCTGGTGCGCGAGTTGACCGACTTCCAGCGCGGGGTGTCGCGGAGCGGCCGGTTGTCGCTGGTCGGCACGATGCTCCAGGACACGACGGACGCCGACGTCCGCGCGCAATACCGCGCCCGGGTGGTGGCGCCGCGCCGGCGCCGCATCCGCGCCATCCTGGACCGCGCCGCCGAACTGAAGCTGATCGACGCGGACGCCGATCTCGACGTCGCCGTCACCATGACCACCGGTAGTTGGTACGGCCGGGCGTTGGCCGGTGATCGCCCACCCGCCGACTGGCCGGCCCGGACCGCGACACTGATCTGGCGGGCCGTCGGCGGGGTGCCGCCGACCTGACGCGGTTGCTACGCCGTCGACGCGTTCGCCGACCGCCGGTCCCCCATGTTCCGTGACATCAGGACACCGACGAGGAGGAGAACGCCTGCGACGGCGATGAACCAGCCCGTGCGGTGCAGTCCGTCGTCGCCGATGACGTGACCGGCGGTGGTCTGCAGCACGACGGCCGACAGGTTCGCCCCGATGTACTGCACGGTGCGGTACATCCCGATCGCCGTGCCCACTTCCTCGACGGACGTGACCGAGCTGATCAGGTTCTGATTGCCGATATTGTTGAATCCATTGGGAATTCCCAGCACTGCGGCCACGAGGAGCAGCACGACGATCGGGGCCGTACTGCTCTCCACCGACGCCAGAAGCAGGCCA
This genomic interval carries:
- a CDS encoding aldehyde dehydrogenase family protein yields the protein MSLLDIDWEKKVFTGSWTATEGAFSDVVEPATGSTLGHVGTTTAADVAAACIKAAEVQRRWEKMPFEDRAAILRRAGQLFEEHAAEIETWIVREAGSIRAKASLETHVAAQECYEASALPSHPKGEVLPSADGRLSFSRRIAAGVVGVIAPFNFPLILSIRAVAPALALGNSVILKPDTRTAVCGGVVLAAVFAAAGVPDGVFQMLPGGADAGAALVTDRHTRVIAFTGSTSAGRKVGQAAAAHLTRAHLELGGNNALIVLPDADVTKAASAGAWGAYLHQGQICMAAGRHLVHDSVADEYVAVLAEKARALPVGDPYTSEVALGPIIDAVQRDSIHRLVTESVSAGVTLVEGGTHDGLFYRPTVLDHVQRDTPAFCQEVFGPVAPVLRYSTIDEAVEIARDTEFGLSLSVLGSDAMAAWEVAQQIPTGLVHINDQTVGDHAHIPFGGMGSSGNGGRVGGAAANLEAFTELQWATIQGPIQQYPF
- a CDS encoding group II truncated hemoglobin, with translation MSDQETPSLYEWAGGEQSFRRLIDAFYDRVERDDLLSPMFPGGVHEEHRRNVTLWWCEVFGGPPGYTDRLGGYERMLRHHIGLGITPEQRHRFAATMSLAADDAKLPSDPEFRSAFMAYVEWGTRLALQNSSPGAEVVEHAPVPHWGWGVAPPYRG
- a CDS encoding TetR/AcrR family transcriptional regulator, which produces MTVTGRSRDTDIDTRVLKVAGRQLSRVGYDAMSIAAIAAEAGTTRQALYRRWASKSELAAAVVAQLADEQPGRSSADPFGDLVRELTDFQRGVSRSGRLSLVGTMLQDTTDADVRAQYRARVVAPRRRRIRAILDRAAELKLIDADADLDVAVTMTTGSWYGRALAGDRPPADWPARTATLIWRAVGGVPPT